A single region of the Nocardioides sp. W7 genome encodes:
- a CDS encoding LLM class flavin-dependent oxidoreductase, protein MRIGLTLLTDQPWAEAAPRWRATEELGFDHAWTYDHLTWGGLPESPWAGATPTLAAAASVTERIGIGTLVSAPNFRHPYLLFRDAQAIEDISGGRFLLGLGTGGDLDSRVLGAGDLSVRERVDRFQEFVGVLEQLRDGDHVTTEGRWFSTADARTRPGLPRTPYLLAANGPRSLRFAAEHGGGWITTGPYVADSVDSWYAGLAESVHVFDDALADFGRDPGLVPRYVLPDATPHLSGTGRFALSSVGFFEEIAGRVAELGFTDLVTHWPRRETAYVGDEAVLEAVARDVLPRLQKG, encoded by the coding sequence ATGCGCATCGGCCTCACCCTCCTGACCGATCAACCCTGGGCCGAGGCGGCGCCGCGGTGGCGCGCCACCGAGGAGCTGGGCTTCGACCACGCCTGGACCTACGACCACCTCACCTGGGGCGGGCTGCCGGAGTCGCCGTGGGCGGGCGCGACGCCGACCCTCGCCGCCGCGGCGTCGGTGACCGAGCGGATCGGGATCGGCACCCTCGTCTCGGCGCCGAACTTCCGGCACCCCTACCTGCTCTTCCGCGACGCCCAGGCGATCGAGGACATCTCGGGCGGCCGGTTCCTGCTCGGCCTCGGCACCGGCGGCGACCTGGACTCCCGGGTGCTGGGCGCCGGCGACCTGTCGGTGCGCGAGCGGGTCGACCGGTTCCAGGAGTTCGTGGGTGTCCTGGAGCAGCTGCGCGACGGCGACCACGTCACCACGGAGGGACGCTGGTTCTCGACCGCCGATGCGCGCACCCGCCCGGGCCTGCCGCGCACGCCGTACCTCCTCGCGGCCAACGGCCCTCGCTCACTGCGCTTCGCCGCCGAGCACGGCGGCGGCTGGATCACGACCGGGCCGTACGTCGCCGACTCCGTCGACAGCTGGTACGCCGGCCTCGCCGAGTCGGTCCACGTCTTCGACGACGCGCTCGCGGACTTCGGTCGCGACCCCGGCCTGGTGCCTCGCTACGTGCTGCCCGACGCCACCCCGCACCTGTCCGGGACGGGGCGCTTCGCCCTGTCGAGCGTGGGGTTCTTCGAGGAGATCGCCGGCCGGGTCGCCGAGCTCGGCTTCACCGACCTGGTCACGCACTGGCCGCGCCGGGAGACGGCGTACGTCGGCGACGAGGCCGTGCTGGAGGCCGTCGCCCGCGACGTCCTGCCCCGCCTGCAGAAGGGCTAG
- a CDS encoding DHA2 family efflux MFS transporter permease subunit yields the protein MTSAPSTSPPSPSTSPDKLDRGVLLVAGVVVLGAIMSILDITVVSVALRTFEREFDASTAQVAWTMTAYTLALASVIPLTGWASDRFGTKRLYLMAIGLFAAGSTLCAAATSLEMLVFFRVLQGFGGGMLVPLGMTILTRAAGPERIGRVMAVMGIPMLLGPIAGPILGGALIDNASWHWIFLINVPIGVGALVYSYKVLPADNPTPSESFDWLGMVLLSPGLALFLFGISTIPETGTAWDAEVLVPAILGLALITAFVPWALDRRNAHPLVDLRLFANRTLTFAVIAMSLFAIAFFGASLLFPQYYQGVRGESAMMAGLLLAPQGIGAMLTMPIAGVLSDKIGPGKIVLTGVATIAVGMGLYAMLDDSTSYWFLGLALFIQGLGMGATMMPIMSAAMQTLREHTIARGSTLMNIIQQVAASIGTAIFSVLLTNGVKNDIGPVDPVGDLAGVFSGVFWVAAVMVLLVLIPAFFLPRKKADHAIDPTLLAGH from the coding sequence GTGACCTCTGCTCCCTCCACCAGCCCTCCTTCTCCCAGCACCAGTCCCGACAAGCTCGACCGCGGCGTCCTCCTCGTCGCGGGGGTGGTGGTGCTCGGGGCGATCATGTCGATCCTCGACATCACCGTCGTCTCGGTCGCGCTGCGGACCTTCGAGCGCGAGTTCGACGCCTCGACCGCCCAGGTCGCGTGGACGATGACCGCCTACACGCTCGCCCTGGCGAGCGTGATCCCGCTGACCGGCTGGGCCTCCGACCGGTTCGGCACCAAGCGGCTCTACCTGATGGCGATCGGCCTCTTCGCCGCCGGCTCGACGCTGTGCGCCGCCGCCACGTCGCTGGAGATGCTGGTGTTCTTCCGGGTGCTGCAGGGCTTCGGCGGCGGCATGCTGGTGCCGCTCGGCATGACGATCCTGACCCGGGCCGCCGGCCCGGAGCGGATCGGCCGGGTGATGGCCGTGATGGGCATCCCGATGCTGCTCGGCCCGATCGCCGGGCCGATCCTCGGCGGCGCGCTCATCGACAACGCCTCGTGGCACTGGATCTTCCTGATCAACGTCCCGATCGGCGTGGGCGCCCTCGTCTACTCCTACAAGGTGCTCCCCGCCGACAACCCGACGCCGTCGGAGAGCTTCGACTGGCTGGGCATGGTGCTGCTCTCCCCCGGCCTGGCCCTGTTCCTGTTCGGCATCTCGACGATCCCCGAGACTGGCACCGCCTGGGACGCCGAGGTGCTGGTGCCCGCGATCCTCGGCCTGGCCCTGATCACCGCGTTCGTCCCGTGGGCCCTGGACCGCCGCAACGCCCACCCGCTGGTCGACCTGCGCCTCTTCGCGAACCGCACCCTGACGTTCGCGGTGATCGCCATGTCGCTCTTCGCGATCGCGTTCTTCGGCGCCAGCCTGCTGTTCCCGCAGTACTACCAGGGCGTGCGCGGCGAGTCCGCGATGATGGCCGGTCTGCTGCTGGCCCCGCAGGGCATCGGCGCGATGCTCACGATGCCGATCGCCGGCGTACTGAGCGACAAGATCGGTCCCGGCAAGATCGTGCTGACCGGCGTCGCCACCATCGCCGTCGGCATGGGGCTCTACGCCATGCTCGACGACAGCACGTCGTACTGGTTCCTCGGCCTGGCGCTGTTCATCCAGGGCCTCGGCATGGGCGCGACCATGATGCCGATCATGTCCGCCGCGATGCAGACGCTGCGCGAGCACACCATCGCCCGCGGCTCCACCCTGATGAACATCATCCAGCAGGTGGCCGCGTCGATCGGCACCGCGATCTTCTCGGTGCTGCTCACCAACGGCGTCAAGAACGACATCGGCCCGGTGGACCCGGTCGGCGACCTGGCCGGCGTGTTCAGCGGCGTCTTCTGGGTGGCCGCGGTGATGGTGCTGCTGGTCCTCATCCCGGCGTTCTTCCTGCCGCGCAAGAAGGCCGACCACGCGATCGACCCCACCCTGCTCGCCGGCCACTGA
- a CDS encoding glutathione peroxidase translates to MSILDTSIARLDGTPATLGEITGGRPALLVNVASKCGLTPQYAGLEQLHEEYAGAGFTVVGLPCNQFMGQEPGTSEEIAEFCSATYGVTFPMTEKIDVNGDDRHPIYAELVSIPNEQGEAGDVAWNFEKFLVAADGTVVARFGPRVEPSDPALVDAVKAITA, encoded by the coding sequence ATGAGCATCCTCGACACCTCCATCGCCCGTCTCGACGGCACCCCCGCCACTCTCGGCGAGATCACCGGCGGCCGGCCCGCCCTGCTGGTCAACGTCGCGAGCAAGTGCGGGCTGACCCCGCAGTACGCCGGCCTCGAGCAGCTCCACGAGGAGTACGCCGGCGCCGGTTTCACCGTGGTCGGCCTGCCGTGCAACCAGTTCATGGGCCAGGAGCCGGGCACCTCGGAGGAGATCGCGGAGTTCTGCTCGGCGACGTACGGCGTGACCTTTCCCATGACGGAGAAGATCGACGTCAACGGTGACGACCGGCACCCGATCTACGCCGAGCTGGTCTCGATCCCCAATGAGCAGGGCGAGGCCGGCGACGTGGCCTGGAACTTCGAGAAGTTCCTGGTCGCCGCCGACGGCACCGTGGTCGCGCGGTTCGGTCCCCGGGTGGAGCCGAGCGACCCCGCGCTGGTCGACGCGGTCAAGGCGATCACCGCCTGA